The Hymenobacter sp. 5317J-9 genome has a window encoding:
- a CDS encoding sorbosone dehydrogenase family protein: protein MHNTHPLLLAGLALLAACGGPSKEEKQDAQANTPAQTVQTPAAQAVRLPAPYATKSVSHRVEIVPWPAGRTPTAPAGFAVAEYAGQLDSPRWLYVAPNGDVLVAEASTIPLTMTKKVAAELKLDKSRSLRDHSANRITLLRDTNHDGRPDLRTTFLADLSQPFGMLILGNSFYVANTDGVLRFPYQPGATKITGSGQRILGLPKGGYNNHWTRNLLASPDGAKIYVTVGSSSNVQEHGTAEEVRRANILQINPDGTDEKVYASGLRNPIGLQWQPGTGALWTVVNERDELGDELVPDYFTSVKEGGFYGWPYAYYGQNEEPRRKNERPDLVQKSLVPDVPLGAHVAALGLTFYDKDAFPAKYRNGAFIGEHGSWNRSQYSGYKVVFVPFANGKPSGPPEDFLTGFLAGGDSKEAYGRPVGVTTLSDGSLLVADDAADKIWRVSAKP from the coding sequence ATGCACAACACTCACCCTCTGCTACTGGCGGGGCTGGCCCTGCTGGCTGCCTGCGGCGGCCCCAGCAAAGAAGAAAAGCAGGACGCCCAGGCCAACACGCCGGCCCAAACCGTGCAAACGCCCGCCGCCCAGGCCGTGCGCCTGCCCGCGCCCTACGCCACCAAATCGGTAAGCCACCGCGTGGAAATTGTGCCCTGGCCCGCCGGCCGCACGCCCACCGCGCCCGCCGGCTTTGCCGTGGCCGAGTACGCCGGCCAGCTCGACAGCCCGCGCTGGCTGTACGTGGCCCCCAACGGCGACGTGCTGGTGGCCGAAGCCAGCACCATTCCGCTCACGATGACCAAGAAAGTGGCCGCCGAGCTGAAGTTGGACAAATCCCGCTCCCTGCGCGACCACAGCGCCAACCGCATCACGCTGCTGCGCGACACCAACCACGACGGCCGCCCCGACCTGCGCACCACCTTCCTGGCCGACCTCAGCCAGCCCTTCGGCATGCTCATTCTGGGCAACAGCTTCTACGTGGCCAACACCGACGGCGTGCTGCGCTTCCCCTACCAGCCGGGCGCCACCAAAATCACGGGCTCGGGCCAGCGCATACTGGGCCTGCCCAAGGGCGGTTACAACAATCATTGGACCCGCAACCTGTTGGCCAGCCCCGACGGCGCCAAGATTTACGTGACCGTGGGTTCGAGCAGCAACGTGCAGGAGCACGGCACCGCCGAAGAAGTGCGCCGGGCCAACATCCTGCAAATCAATCCCGACGGCACCGACGAGAAGGTGTATGCCAGCGGCCTGCGCAACCCCATCGGCCTGCAGTGGCAGCCCGGCACCGGCGCCCTCTGGACGGTGGTGAACGAGCGCGACGAGTTGGGCGACGAGTTGGTACCCGACTATTTCACCAGCGTGAAGGAAGGCGGGTTCTACGGCTGGCCCTACGCCTACTACGGCCAGAACGAAGAGCCCCGCCGCAAAAACGAGCGGCCCGATTTGGTGCAAAAATCCCTGGTGCCCGATGTGCCCCTGGGCGCCCACGTAGCCGCCCTCGGCCTGACCTTTTATGACAAGGACGCCTTCCCGGCCAAGTACCGCAATGGCGCCTTCATCGGCGAGCACGGCTCCTGGAACCGCTCGCAGTACTCGGGCTACAAAGTGGTATTCGTGCCTTTTGCCAACGGCAAGCCCAGCGGCCCGCCCGAAGATTTTCTGACCGGTTTCCTGGCCGGCGGCGACTCGAAAGAGGCCTACGGCCGCCCCGTGGGCGTGACCACCCTGTCCGACGGCTCCCTGCTGGTGGCCGATGACGCAGCCGATAAAATCTGGCGCGTAAGCGCCAAACCGTAG
- a CDS encoding acyltransferase, with the protein MQMPQNSTAEARRDYFPALTGLRAVAAGLVLLHHFNPFAPERFGWRLHSLAAETHIGVTIFFVLSGFLIGYRYLGRQVELRRYFANRFARIYPLYFLLTTLTFAVLRWQGKPFFLVEYLLNITFLRGLFEQYVYTGIGQGWSLTVEEMFYLSAPLAFWLVRRNARWLWALPLALVALGVGLVLLCRLHPWHGLFGSFDFLFQFTYPGRAVEFFVGVGLAWGLRRGASAWAPGWLTYAGSAGVLLCLGALSLLHGPQVGAFGVLRPAGMFINNALLPLLGVGPLLWGLVQEQTWLGRLLSSRPLLLLGKSSYAFYLIHMGVLQELLQQRLGSTGLTVLALYGLSIGLYWLIEEPLNHWLRRALGRPAAPAPALDH; encoded by the coding sequence ATGCAAATGCCCCAAAACAGCACCGCTGAGGCCCGGCGCGACTACTTTCCAGCCCTGACCGGCCTGCGCGCTGTGGCGGCCGGGCTGGTGCTGCTGCATCATTTCAATCCTTTTGCGCCGGAGCGGTTTGGCTGGCGCCTGCATAGCCTGGCGGCCGAAACGCACATCGGCGTCACGATTTTCTTCGTGCTCAGCGGTTTCCTCATTGGCTACCGCTACCTGGGGCGGCAGGTGGAGCTGCGCCGCTACTTCGCCAACCGCTTCGCCCGCATCTATCCGCTGTATTTCCTGCTCACCACGCTCACGTTTGCGGTGCTGCGCTGGCAGGGCAAGCCATTTTTTCTGGTTGAGTACCTGCTCAACATCACCTTCCTGCGGGGGCTGTTCGAGCAATACGTGTACACCGGCATCGGGCAGGGCTGGTCGCTCACGGTGGAGGAAATGTTCTACCTGTCGGCGCCGCTGGCGTTCTGGCTCGTTCGGCGCAACGCCCGTTGGCTGTGGGCATTGCCGCTGGCGCTGGTGGCGCTGGGTGTGGGCCTGGTGCTGCTGTGCCGGCTGCACCCGTGGCACGGCTTGTTTGGGTCTTTCGATTTCCTGTTTCAGTTCACCTACCCGGGCCGGGCGGTGGAGTTTTTCGTGGGCGTGGGGCTGGCGTGGGGGCTGCGGCGGGGCGCCAGCGCCTGGGCACCGGGCTGGCTGACGTATGCGGGCAGCGCGGGCGTGCTGCTGTGCCTGGGCGCCCTGAGCCTGCTGCACGGCCCGCAGGTCGGCGCGTTTGGGGTGCTGCGGCCGGCGGGCATGTTCATCAACAACGCGCTGCTGCCGCTGCTGGGCGTGGGGCCGCTGCTGTGGGGCCTGGTGCAGGAGCAAACCTGGCTCGGGCGGTTGCTGAGTTCGCGCCCGCTGCTGCTGCTGGGCAAAAGCTCCTATGCTTTCTACCTCATTCACATGGGCGTGCTGCAAGAGTTGCTACAGCAGCGGCTGGGCAGCACCGGGCTGACGGTGCTGGCGCTTTACGGCTTGTCCATTGGGCTGTACTGGCTGATTGAGGAGCCCCTCAACCACTGGCTGCGGCGTGCGCTCGGCCGTCCGGCGGCACCCGCACCCGCACTGGACCATTGA
- a CDS encoding prolyl oligopeptidase family serine peptidase: MKKLLLSATFLLAAALSQAQDFQYKTPPKAIQDLLLAPPTPRLSLASDGQTMALLQVQDFPTVAELAQPELRLAGLRFNPRTNGPSRVSYAVGIKLKKLPNGAEIDVKGLPAQARISSPSWSPDNKSMAFALTTPGSGTDGRVELWVLDVASATARRLLAQPLNDAFGNSFEWVSDSKTLLARTVPAGRGAAPSADTAPTGPAVQESGGGKKSGARTYQDLLKNPADERLFDYYATSQLVKVSLADGAAQPLGQPGIIQTASPSPSGQYVLVRTRHRPYSYLLPISSFPQRIDVLDLGSGAVVKTVADLPLADNVPTNFDAVATGPRGHSWRADVPATIAYAEAQDGGDPKVKADIRDKVYTLAAPFTGPAQELAALPMRFAGLTWGNSTLALADGYRWADRHQTTWQLNPSTPSGPLTVLFDGSSQDTYKNPGTPYEHRNAQGKFVLLTGGPSGQSIYLLGEGASPEGDRPFVDELDLASKKTIRWWRSEAPVYEVPVAVLDASGKKRTLLTRRESLTQNPNYYLRDATKKDKLTAITKFPNPYAAFGGSFKKQVLRYKRADGVDLTADLYLPQNYKKTDGPLPTLMEAYPVEFKDKNNAGQVSGSPYTFTRLSWASPVYWVTQGYAVLANASIPIVGEGSKEPNDTYTEQLVSSAKAAIDEGARLGVVDPNKVGVMGHSYGAFMTANLLSHSNLFKAGIARSGAYNRTLTPFGFQGEERTFWQAPEVYNAMSPFNYADKIKTPILLIHGEADNNSGTFPIQSERYYAALKGQGATARYVVLPAEAHGYAARENLLHMLWEMNTWLDKYVKAPAPQAN; the protein is encoded by the coding sequence ATGAAAAAACTCCTGCTTTCCGCCACTTTTCTGCTCGCTGCCGCCTTGTCTCAGGCCCAGGATTTTCAATACAAAACCCCGCCCAAAGCCATTCAGGACCTGCTGCTGGCGCCGCCCACGCCGCGCCTGAGCCTGGCCTCCGACGGCCAGACCATGGCCCTGCTGCAGGTGCAGGACTTCCCCACCGTGGCCGAGCTGGCCCAGCCCGAGCTGCGCCTGGCCGGCCTGCGCTTCAACCCGCGCACCAACGGCCCCAGCCGGGTGAGCTACGCGGTGGGCATAAAGCTAAAAAAGCTGCCCAACGGGGCCGAAATCGACGTGAAGGGCCTGCCCGCGCAAGCCCGCATCAGCAGCCCCAGCTGGTCGCCCGACAATAAATCGATGGCCTTTGCCCTCACCACGCCCGGCTCCGGCACCGACGGTCGTGTGGAGCTGTGGGTGCTGGATGTGGCCTCGGCCACCGCGCGCCGCCTGCTGGCCCAGCCGCTGAACGACGCCTTTGGCAACTCCTTCGAGTGGGTGTCGGACAGCAAAACCCTGCTGGCCCGCACCGTGCCCGCCGGCCGCGGCGCCGCGCCTTCGGCCGATACCGCGCCCACCGGTCCGGCCGTGCAGGAAAGCGGCGGGGGCAAGAAATCGGGCGCCCGCACCTACCAGGATTTGTTGAAAAACCCGGCCGACGAGCGGCTGTTCGACTACTACGCCACGTCGCAGTTGGTGAAGGTGAGCCTGGCCGACGGTGCCGCGCAGCCCTTGGGCCAGCCCGGCATCATCCAAACGGCCTCGCCCTCGCCCAGTGGCCAATACGTGCTGGTGCGCACCCGCCACCGGCCGTATTCTTACCTGCTGCCCATCAGCAGCTTCCCGCAGCGCATCGACGTGCTCGACCTGGGCAGCGGCGCCGTGGTAAAAACCGTGGCCGACCTGCCCCTGGCCGACAACGTGCCCACCAACTTCGACGCCGTGGCCACCGGCCCGCGCGGCCACTCCTGGCGCGCCGATGTGCCCGCCACCATTGCCTACGCCGAGGCCCAGGACGGCGGCGACCCCAAAGTGAAAGCCGACATTCGTGATAAGGTGTATACCCTGGCCGCGCCCTTCACCGGTCCGGCGCAGGAGCTGGCCGCCCTGCCCATGCGCTTTGCCGGCCTCACCTGGGGCAACTCTACCCTGGCCCTGGCCGACGGCTACCGCTGGGCCGACCGCCACCAAACCACCTGGCAGCTGAACCCTAGCACCCCCAGTGGCCCGCTCACGGTGCTGTTCGATGGGTCGTCGCAGGACACGTACAAGAACCCCGGCACGCCCTACGAGCACCGCAACGCACAAGGCAAATTTGTGCTGCTCACGGGCGGCCCCAGCGGCCAGAGCATCTATTTGCTGGGCGAAGGCGCCTCGCCCGAAGGCGACCGGCCCTTCGTGGACGAGCTGGATTTGGCCTCGAAGAAAACCATCCGCTGGTGGCGTTCCGAGGCCCCGGTGTACGAGGTGCCGGTGGCCGTTCTCGACGCCAGCGGCAAGAAGCGCACGCTGCTCACCCGCCGCGAGTCCTTGACCCAAAACCCGAACTACTACCTGCGCGACGCCACCAAAAAGGACAAGCTGACGGCCATCACCAAGTTCCCGAACCCCTACGCGGCCTTCGGCGGCAGCTTTAAGAAGCAGGTGCTGCGCTACAAGCGCGCCGACGGCGTGGACCTCACGGCTGACCTCTACCTGCCCCAGAACTACAAGAAAACCGACGGCCCACTGCCCACGCTCATGGAAGCCTACCCCGTGGAATTCAAGGACAAGAACAACGCCGGGCAGGTGAGCGGCTCGCCCTACACCTTCACGCGGCTAAGCTGGGCCTCGCCCGTGTACTGGGTGACGCAGGGCTACGCCGTGCTGGCCAACGCCAGCATTCCGATAGTGGGCGAGGGCAGCAAAGAGCCCAACGACACCTACACCGAGCAGCTGGTGAGCAGCGCCAAAGCCGCCATCGACGAGGGCGCCCGTCTGGGAGTGGTCGACCCCAACAAGGTGGGCGTGATGGGCCACAGCTACGGCGCTTTCATGACGGCCAACCTGCTCTCGCACTCCAACCTGTTCAAGGCCGGCATTGCGCGCAGCGGCGCCTACAACCGCACGCTCACGCCCTTCGGCTTCCAGGGCGAGGAGCGCACCTTCTGGCAGGCGCCGGAGGTATACAACGCCATGTCGCCGTTCAACTACGCCGACAAAATCAAGACGCCCATCCTGCTCATCCACGGCGAGGCCGACAACAACTCCGGCACCTTCCCCATCCAGAGCGAGCGGTACTACGCCGCCCTGAAAGGGCAGGGCGCCACCGCCCGCTACGTGGTGCTGCCCGCCGAGGCCCACGGCTACGCCGCTCGCGAAAACCTGCTCCACATGCTCTGGGAAATGAACACCTGGCTGGACAAGTACGTGAAGGCGCCCGCGCCGCAGGCCAACTAG
- a CDS encoding prolyl oligopeptidase family serine peptidase: MKSNYAALAALLLSTVAQAQAPIKTLPYPQTKKVDTVTTYFGTKVADPFRWLENDQAPDTKSWVQEENKVTQNYLAQIPFRESIRKRLETLWNYEKYGAPFKEGKYTYFTKNTGLQSQSVVYRQLGADGKPEVFLDPNTFSKDGTTSLAGLNFTKDGSLAAYQISEGGSDWRKVIVLNTASKAIVGDTLKDVKFSGLAWKGNEGFYYSSYDKPKAGSQLAGKTQIHKLYYHKLGTPQSTDKLIFGGEKTPRRYIGGSVTEDQRYLVISGANTTTGNELYIQDLTKPNSPIVQVVDNERNNVDVIDNVGSKLYIFTDLGAPNNRVVTVDAANPKPANWKNLIPETQNVLHVSSVGGKLFANYLKDATSLIEQYDMTGKKERTIALPSVGSAGGFGGKKDEKETYYTFTSYIYPPTIFKYDIATGKSTVFKKAGVQFDPSKFESKQVFYNSKDGTRVPMIITYKKGTVLNGKNPTLLYAYGGFNSSVTPSFSTSNIVLLENGGIYAVPNIRGGGEYGEKWHLAGTKLQKQNVFDDFIAAAEYLKANKYTDTDHLAISGGSNGGLLVGATMAQRPDLAKVAFPAVGVMDMLRYNEFTAGAGWAYDYGTAKDSKEMFEYLYKYSPYHALQPASYPATMVTTADHDDRVVPAHSFKFASRLQETQKGTAPVLIRIETKAGHGAGRSTAQVIGEQTDKWSFMFQNMGVTPYQNN; this comes from the coding sequence ATGAAAAGCAACTACGCTGCGCTGGCCGCCCTGCTGCTGAGCACCGTCGCTCAGGCCCAGGCGCCCATCAAAACGCTGCCTTACCCGCAGACGAAGAAGGTGGACACCGTGACCACCTACTTCGGCACCAAGGTGGCCGACCCCTTCCGCTGGCTCGAAAACGACCAGGCGCCCGACACCAAAAGCTGGGTGCAGGAAGAAAACAAGGTGACGCAGAACTACCTGGCCCAGATTCCCTTCCGCGAATCCATCCGCAAGCGGCTGGAAACGCTGTGGAACTACGAGAAGTACGGCGCGCCCTTCAAGGAGGGCAAATACACCTACTTCACCAAAAACACCGGCCTGCAAAGCCAGTCGGTGGTGTACCGCCAGTTGGGCGCCGATGGCAAGCCCGAAGTGTTTCTCGACCCCAACACCTTCTCGAAAGACGGCACCACGTCGCTGGCGGGCCTCAACTTCACCAAAGACGGCAGCCTGGCCGCCTACCAGATTTCGGAAGGCGGTTCCGACTGGCGCAAAGTCATCGTGCTGAACACGGCCTCCAAGGCCATTGTGGGCGACACGCTGAAGGACGTGAAGTTTTCGGGCCTGGCCTGGAAGGGCAACGAGGGCTTCTACTACAGCTCCTACGACAAGCCCAAGGCCGGCAGCCAGCTGGCCGGCAAAACCCAGATTCACAAGCTGTACTACCACAAGCTGGGCACCCCCCAGAGCACCGACAAGCTGATTTTCGGCGGCGAGAAAACGCCGCGTCGCTACATCGGCGGCAGCGTGACGGAAGACCAGCGCTATCTGGTGATTTCGGGGGCTAACACCACCACCGGCAACGAGCTCTACATTCAGGACCTGACCAAGCCCAATAGCCCCATTGTGCAGGTGGTCGACAATGAGAGAAACAACGTCGACGTCATCGACAACGTGGGCAGCAAGCTCTACATCTTCACCGACCTGGGCGCCCCCAACAACCGCGTGGTGACCGTGGACGCCGCCAACCCCAAGCCCGCCAACTGGAAAAACCTGATTCCGGAAACCCAAAACGTGCTGCACGTGAGCTCGGTGGGCGGCAAGCTCTTCGCCAACTACCTGAAAGATGCCACCTCGCTCATCGAGCAGTACGACATGACGGGCAAGAAGGAGCGCACCATCGCGCTGCCTTCGGTCGGCTCGGCCGGCGGCTTTGGCGGCAAGAAAGACGAGAAGGAAACCTACTACACCTTCACGTCCTACATCTACCCGCCCACCATCTTCAAGTACGACATTGCCACCGGCAAATCCACGGTGTTTAAGAAGGCCGGCGTGCAGTTCGACCCCAGCAAGTTTGAGTCGAAGCAGGTGTTTTATAATTCCAAGGACGGCACCCGCGTGCCCATGATTATCACCTACAAAAAAGGCACCGTGCTCAACGGCAAAAACCCCACGCTGCTCTACGCTTATGGCGGTTTCAACAGCAGCGTGACGCCTTCGTTCAGCACCTCCAACATTGTGCTGCTGGAGAACGGCGGCATCTACGCTGTGCCCAACATCCGGGGCGGCGGCGAGTACGGCGAGAAGTGGCACCTGGCCGGCACCAAGCTGCAGAAGCAGAACGTGTTCGACGACTTCATTGCCGCCGCCGAGTACCTGAAAGCCAACAAGTACACCGACACCGACCACCTGGCCATCTCGGGCGGCTCCAACGGCGGCCTGCTGGTGGGCGCCACCATGGCCCAGCGCCCCGACCTGGCCAAAGTGGCCTTCCCGGCCGTGGGCGTGATGGACATGTTGCGCTACAACGAGTTCACGGCCGGCGCTGGCTGGGCCTACGACTACGGCACGGCCAAAGATTCCAAGGAGATGTTTGAGTACCTCTACAAGTACTCGCCCTACCACGCCCTGCAGCCCGCCAGCTACCCCGCCACCATGGTGACCACCGCCGACCACGACGACCGGGTGGTGCCCGCGCACTCCTTCAAGTTTGCCTCGCGCCTGCAGGAAACCCAGAAAGGAACGGCCCCGGTGCTCATCCGCATCGAAACCAAAGCCGGCCACGGCGCGGGCCGCTCCACGGCCCAGGTCATCGGCGAGCAGACCGACAAATGGTCCTTCATGTTCCAGAACATGGGCGTGACGCCCTACCAGAACAACTAG
- a CDS encoding NUDIX domain-containing protein, which produces MPLIDKIAWLHLRDGQVLSTRSRGKDRYYFPGGKREAGETDQQTLLREIREELTVDLDSASLEYAGTWEAPAHGHAPDVLVRMACYYARYAGTLQPAAEIEEVRWLTYRHRAEVSAVDQLIFDWLRGRGLLAE; this is translated from the coding sequence ATGCCCCTGATTGACAAAATAGCCTGGTTGCACCTGCGCGACGGCCAGGTGCTGAGCACCCGCAGCCGCGGCAAAGACCGATACTATTTCCCCGGCGGCAAGCGCGAAGCCGGCGAAACCGACCAGCAAACACTGCTGCGCGAAATCCGCGAGGAGCTGACCGTCGACCTGGACTCCGCCAGTCTGGAATACGCCGGCACCTGGGAGGCCCCCGCCCACGGCCACGCGCCCGACGTGCTGGTGCGCATGGCTTGCTACTACGCCCGCTACGCCGGCACGCTGCAGCCCGCCGCCGAAATCGAAGAAGTGCGCTGGCTTACCTACCGCCACCGTGCCGAAGTGTCGGCCGTCGACCAGCTCATCTTCGACTGGCTGCGGGGCCGCGGGCTGCTGGCGGAGTAG